From Maylandia zebra isolate NMK-2024a linkage group LG11, Mzebra_GT3a, whole genome shotgun sequence, one genomic window encodes:
- the ifnlr1 gene encoding interferon lambda receptor 1 — protein MKMWFMNIMMLLFFCFESSTGNVTVQFNSRNFNNILHWDPAKNDFPGQRLLYSVKYKNDDSDQSYKIKDECQNITVLYCDLTAETPFVYDVSYHAKVLVNGRAHGSTETRFKPSEHTIFGPPILSTSTTESSLFVNVTLPVGPNGVSIADIIINGRKVLFETKFIYTLNLYYPDWATAHFESHTGQFSIDLKKKSKYCGTVIYKPSSDWGRPSSESASFCVTLPENPWMLLRWLLLIAAGVVALLIVSAVCTCKYVKGGKSKSMTQALEVTTSETPKILQDPDRTLVISQVEVCPHMDKIVYAKIQMNKNGPSVWNGGYSPQDIPFPPWQDHTGSSVDTGTRRTPNSEDTSAQSSDIYSSVAVLPKENDDIQEAVTERERPLPDADSCDTNPDGKLLLHTVRDINGKLMLPFLNFQSQSSNSDATCLSNKERKPLLSDLIPSMDESSLASLLSLNSSEWSDSGCDDSSSTTPTHSYCTTRFSPSQPLIPDSDKECETTLSSDVSFESGYKQNWMPELCSGPSIIDSCRRTNYMWTCNGSKMEDDDNEEVEDQGEEEKSRPIFLGSWTIRIQE, from the exons ATGAAGATGTGGTTCATGAACATTATGATgcttctctttttctgctttg AATCCTCAACTGGCAATGTCACAGTGCAATTTAACTCCAGGAATTTCAATAACATACTCCACTGGGATCCTGCAAAGAATGATTTTCCAGGGCAAAGGTTACTCTATAGTGTCAAGTACAAGAA TGATGATAGTGATCAGTCATACAAGATAAAAGACGAGTGTCAGAATATCACCGTCCTGTACTGTGACCTGACGGCAGAAACGCCCTTTGTTTATGATGTTTCTTACCACGCTAAGGTGTTGGTTAATGGCAGAGCTCACGGTTCCACTGAGACAAGGTTTAAACCTTCAGAACACA CTATTTTTGGTCCACCCATCTTGTCTACATCCACAACAGAGTCGTCTCTGTTTGTTAATGTCACCTTGCCTGTGGGACCAAATGGAGTCTCCATTGCAGACATCATCATTAATGGCAGAAAAGTGCTATTCGAGACTAAATTTATCTATACCTTGAATTTATACTACCCAGATTGGGCTACAGCG CACTTTGAGAGCCACACTGGCCAGTTCAGCATCGACTTAAAGAAGAAGTCTAAATACTGCGGCACAGTCATCTACAAACCATCTTCTGACTGGGGTCGCCCGAGCAGTGAGAGCGCCTCCTTCTGTGTAACACTGCCAG AAAATCCGTGGATGCTTCTGCGATGGCTTCTCTTGATTGCGGCTGGTGTGGTTGCCTTACTCATAGTATCAGCTGTGTGTACGTGCAAATATGTGAAAGGTGGAAAGTCAAAGAGCATGACACAAGCACTG GAGGTAACCACTTCTGAAACCCCTAAGATACTGCAGGATCCAGATAGAACTCTCGTAATTTCTCAAGTCGAGGTATGCCCTCACATGGATAAAATAGTTTATGCCAAAATCCAGATGAATAAAAATGGGCCTTCAGTTTGGAATGGAGGCTATTCCCCCCAGGACATCCCTTTCCCTCCCTGGCAAGACCACACTGGCTCCTCTGTGGACACAGGAACACGCAGAACTCCAAATTCTGAGGACACAAGTGCCCAGTCCTCTGACATCTACAGTTCTGTGGCTGTTCTACCTAAAGAGAATGATGACATTCAGGAGGCTGTCACTGAACGTGAAAGACCATTACCGGATGCTGATTCTTGTGACACCAACCCAGATgggaagctgctgctgcacacagTGCGGGATATCAATGGAAAACTCATGTTGCCTTTCCTCAATTTTCAGTCACAGAGCAGCAATAGTGATGCAACATGCCTGtcaaacaaagagagaaaaccTCTCCTATCAGACCTCATACCCTCTATGGATGAGTCATCGTTAGCTTCCTTGCTCAGCTTAAATAGCTCAGAGTGGTCCGATTCTGGATGTGACGATAGCTCTTCAACGACACCGACCCACTCATACTGCACCACCCGTTTTTCTCCATCTCAACCACTTATTCCAGATTCTGACAAGGAATGTGAGACTACACTATCGAGTGATGTCTCATTTGAATCAGGATACAAGCAAAACTGGATGCCTGAATTATGTAGCGGACCTTCTATTATAGACAGTTGCAGAAGGACAAACTACATGTGGACCTGCAATGGCTCCAAAATGGAAGACGACGACAATGAGGAAGTTGAAGACCAGGGAGAAGAAGAGAAATCAAGACCAATTTTCCTGGGAAGTTGGACAATAAGAATTCAAGAATAA